A region of Herpetosiphonaceae bacterium DNA encodes the following proteins:
- the dhaM gene encoding dihydroxyacetone kinase phosphoryl donor subunit DhaM yields the protein MVGLLIVSHSARIATGVKELADQMTQAQVLIAVAGGTIDGRIGTSADLIRDAAEQLRAAGVDGVLVLVDLGSAVMSAEMALEGFERPYHLSSAPLVEGAVLAAVEASIGGSLARAAEVAEQAGELPKVQS from the coding sequence GTGGTCGGGCTACTGATCGTCTCACACAGCGCCAGGATCGCCACGGGCGTCAAAGAGCTGGCCGATCAAATGACACAGGCGCAGGTGCTGATCGCCGTCGCAGGCGGCACGATCGACGGACGGATCGGCACGAGCGCCGACCTGATTCGGGATGCGGCGGAGCAGCTTCGCGCCGCCGGGGTCGACGGCGTGCTGGTGCTGGTCGACCTCGGCAGCGCGGTGATGAGCGCCGAGATGGCGCTGGAGGGCTTCGAGCGGCCCTACCACCTGAGCAGCGCGCCGCTGGTCGAGGGCGCGGTGCTGGCGGCGGTCGAGGCGTCGATCGGCGGCAGCCTCGCGCGGGCTGCTGAGGTGGCGGAGCAGGCCGGGGAGCTGCCCAAGGTGCAGAGCTAG